A region from the Triticum aestivum cultivar Chinese Spring chromosome 3D, IWGSC CS RefSeq v2.1, whole genome shotgun sequence genome encodes:
- the LOC123073555 gene encoding uncharacterized protein, whose amino-acid sequence MDQPESAHTVQKPDVLSSEDSNNGPPVCRLNSSPIWNRSVFDWGITFYTTRDCTGSFRTYPDVGGPFQSLHEVNSTIDRYLIDHEDPTMCAGLSRVDAMVKRVRYYPDGTKKRGSEFKDKRRDEDYQLARALVDMYNDHHNLFGDLAYEVKDFLHGKPLWEDYYIHWTYYHMNFTAKTRGSYGVDTSNLFFAEVKYNRGDDGLTVNSCCILEPSSYHGLCYGCGGDMKHPNDGNAYACGRRNISYHFQNGAPELPPDYFDDRYNENSDEEVERLRFQFKEDDDDPCPAE is encoded by the exons ATGGATCAACCTGAATCGGCACACACGGTGCAAAAACCAGATGTCCTGTCATCGGAGGATTCGAACAATGGACCACCAGTGTGCCGCCTAAACTCGTCGCCCATTTGGaaccgttctgtttttgactggGGAATTACATTTTACACCACCAGAGATTGCACAGGATCATTCCGCACGTATCCTGATGTGGGCGGGCCTTTCCAGAGCTTGCATGAAGTTAACAGCACTATCGATCGATATCTCATTGACCATGAGGATCCAACAAT GTGTGCGGGGCTTTCTCGAGTGGATGCGATGGTAAAACGTGTTCGTTACTATCCTGATGGCACAAAGAAGCGTGGATCGGAATTCAAAGATAAAAGGCGTGATGAGGATTACCAGTTGGCTCGAGCTTTGGTAGATATGTATAACGACCATCACAATCTTTTTGGG GATCTTGCATATGAAGTCAAAGATTTTCTGCATGGCAAGCCTCTTTGGGAGGATTATTATATCCACTGGACGTACTATCATATGAATTTCACTGCAAAGACCAGAGGATCTTATGGTGTTGACACTAGCAACCTATTCTTTGCTGAAGTCAAATATAATCGAGGAGATGATGGATTGACGGTGAACAGTTGCTGTATACTTGAACCTTCTTCTTATCATG GCCTCTGCTATGGTTGTGGAGGTGATATGAAGCACCCCAATGATGGTAATGCATATGCTTGTGGTCGGCGGAACATCTCGTATCATTTTCAGAATGGTGCACCTGAACTACCTCCGGACTACTTCGATGACCGCTACAATGAGAAC TCTGATGAAGAGGTGGAAAGACTGAGATTTCAGTTCAAG GAGGACGACGATGATCCATGTCCGGCAGAGTAA